The following are encoded in a window of Fusarium oxysporum f. sp. lycopersici 4287 chromosome 5, whole genome shotgun sequence genomic DNA:
- a CDS encoding glutamate 5-kinase, giving the protein MSLWDSLFTHLRQPIAQILLTRNDIADRTRYFNAQNTFHALLEQGVIPIVNENDTLAVSEIKFGDNDTLSAITAAMIHADMLFLMTDVDCLYDKNPRTNPDAKPIEVVEDIAALQADVSSAGSSLGTGGMSTKIIAARLGTSAGVTTVITRSSNPGNVLNIVQYLQSIQRGNTPPSPDERAEGLSRSASALTLSNLNGAPWPPLHTRFIPANDPIRDRHFWLLHTPHPHGTLYIDSGAYKALVGKAGLLPVGVIDVEGNFAQQEVVRLVAVKRRSTPGPDGKMWEGTPEEVGRALVNYAAAEIARIKGKQSVEIEKILGYADSEYVAHRQHVGFFKRDSRPVSPAREINGAVME; this is encoded by the exons ATGAGTCTCTGGGATAGTCTGTTCACCCACCTCAGGCAGCCAATTGCTCAGATTCTCCTTACACGAAACGATATTGCAGAC CGAACGAGATACTTTAACGCCCAAAACACATTCCATGCCCTTTTGGAACAAGGCGTAATTCCCATTGTTAACGAAAACGACACTCTTGCCGTTTCCGAAATCAAGTTTGGCGACAATGATACTCTCTCTGCTATCACTGCCGCTATGATACACGCTGATATGCTGTTCTTGATGACGGATGTTGACTGTCTCTATGACAAAAACCCCAGAACCAACCCAGATGCTAAGCCTATCGAGGTGGTCGAAGACATCGCCGCACTACAGGCTGACG TCTCCAGTGCTGGTTCGTCCCTTGGAACAGGAGGCATGAGCACCAAGATTATTGCTGCCAGGCTGGGCACTTCCGCTGGAGTCACGACTGTCATTACGAGGTCTTCTAACCCAGGAAACGTGCTCAACATTGTGCAGTATTTGCAGTCAATACAAAGAGGGAACACTCCTCCCAGTCCAGACGAGCGTGCTGAAGGCTTGTCACGATCAGCATCAGCTCTGACGCTCTCCAACTTAAATGGCGCCCCTTGGCCCCCCCTACACACTCGCTTCATCCCCGCCAACGATCCCATCAGGGACCGTCACTTTTGGCTGCTTCAcactcctcatcctcacgGCACCCTCTACATCGACTCAGGCGCTTATAAGGCCCTTGTTGGCAAGGCGGGTCTGCTTCCGGTTGGCGTCATTGATGTCGAGGGTAACTTTGCCCAACAGGAGGTGGTGCGTCTCGTAGCAGTCAAGCGACGATCAACCCCTGGGCCTGATGGCAAAATGTGGGAGGGCACCCCTGAAGAAGTCGGTCGAGCTCTGGTCAACTATGCCGCCGCTGAGATCGCGCGGATCAAGGGCAAGCAGAGCgtcgagattgagaagattCTTGGCTATGCTGATAGTGAGTATGTCGCTCACCGACAGCATGTCGGTTTCTTTAAGAGAGACAGCAGGCCAGTGAGTCCAGCTCGAGAGATAAACGGTGCGGTAATGGAGTag
- a CDS encoding glutamate 5-kinase — protein MLQRTRYFNAQNTFHALLEQGVIPIVNENDTLAVSEIKFGDNDTLSAITAAMIHADMLFLMTDVDCLYDKNPRTNPDAKPIEVVEDIAALQADVSSAGSSLGTGGMSTKIIAARLGTSAGVTTVITRSSNPGNVLNIVQYLQSIQRGNTPPSPDERAEGLSRSASALTLSNLNGAPWPPLHTRFIPANDPIRDRHFWLLHTPHPHGTLYIDSGAYKALVGKAGLLPVGVIDVEGNFAQQEVVRLVAVKRRSTPGPDGKMWEGTPEEVGRALVNYAAAEIARIKGKQSVEIEKILGYADSEYVAHRQHVGFFKRDSRPVSPAREINGAVME, from the exons ATGTTGCAGCGAACGAGATACTTTAACGCCCAAAACACATTCCATGCCCTTTTGGAACAAGGCGTAATTCCCATTGTTAACGAAAACGACACTCTTGCCGTTTCCGAAATCAAGTTTGGCGACAATGATACTCTCTCTGCTATCACTGCCGCTATGATACACGCTGATATGCTGTTCTTGATGACGGATGTTGACTGTCTCTATGACAAAAACCCCAGAACCAACCCAGATGCTAAGCCTATCGAGGTGGTCGAAGACATCGCCGCACTACAGGCTGACG TCTCCAGTGCTGGTTCGTCCCTTGGAACAGGAGGCATGAGCACCAAGATTATTGCTGCCAGGCTGGGCACTTCCGCTGGAGTCACGACTGTCATTACGAGGTCTTCTAACCCAGGAAACGTGCTCAACATTGTGCAGTATTTGCAGTCAATACAAAGAGGGAACACTCCTCCCAGTCCAGACGAGCGTGCTGAAGGCTTGTCACGATCAGCATCAGCTCTGACGCTCTCCAACTTAAATGGCGCCCCTTGGCCCCCCCTACACACTCGCTTCATCCCCGCCAACGATCCCATCAGGGACCGTCACTTTTGGCTGCTTCAcactcctcatcctcacgGCACCCTCTACATCGACTCAGGCGCTTATAAGGCCCTTGTTGGCAAGGCGGGTCTGCTTCCGGTTGGCGTCATTGATGTCGAGGGTAACTTTGCCCAACAGGAGGTGGTGCGTCTCGTAGCAGTCAAGCGACGATCAACCCCTGGGCCTGATGGCAAAATGTGGGAGGGCACCCCTGAAGAAGTCGGTCGAGCTCTGGTCAACTATGCCGCCGCTGAGATCGCGCGGATCAAGGGCAAGCAGAGCgtcgagattgagaagattCTTGGCTATGCTGATAGTGAGTATGTCGCTCACCGACAGCATGTCGGTTTCTTTAAGAGAGACAGCAGGCCAGTGAGTCCAGCTCGAGAGATAAACGGTGCGGTAATGGAGTag
- a CDS encoding glutamate 5-kinase, with protein MDVEKRPKHLAQLQALAAIGQCRLMSLWDSLFTHLRQPIAQILLTRNDIADRTRYFNAQNTFHALLEQGVIPIVNENDTLAVSEIKFGDNDTLSAITAAMIHADMLFLMTDVDCLYDKNPRTNPDAKPIEVVEDIAALQADVSSAGSSLGTGGMSTKIIAARLGTSAGVTTVITRSSNPGNVLNIVQYLQSIQRGNTPPSPDERAEGLSRSASALTLSNLNGAPWPPLHTRFIPANDPIRDRHFWLLHTPHPHGTLYIDSGAYKALVGKAGLLPVGVIDVEGNFAQQEVVRLVAVKRRSTPGPDGKMWEGTPEEVGRALVNYAAAEIARIKGKQSVEIEKILGYADSEYVAHRQHVGFFKRDSRPVSPAREINGAVME; from the exons ATGGACGTGGAGAAGCGACCTAAGCATCTCGCACAGCTACAG GCTCTTGCAGCGATCGGCCAATGCCGCCTCATGAGTCTCTGGGATAGTCTGTTCACCCACCTCAGGCAGCCAATTGCTCAGATTCTCCTTACACGAAACGATATTGCAGAC CGAACGAGATACTTTAACGCCCAAAACACATTCCATGCCCTTTTGGAACAAGGCGTAATTCCCATTGTTAACGAAAACGACACTCTTGCCGTTTCCGAAATCAAGTTTGGCGACAATGATACTCTCTCTGCTATCACTGCCGCTATGATACACGCTGATATGCTGTTCTTGATGACGGATGTTGACTGTCTCTATGACAAAAACCCCAGAACCAACCCAGATGCTAAGCCTATCGAGGTGGTCGAAGACATCGCCGCACTACAGGCTGACG TCTCCAGTGCTGGTTCGTCCCTTGGAACAGGAGGCATGAGCACCAAGATTATTGCTGCCAGGCTGGGCACTTCCGCTGGAGTCACGACTGTCATTACGAGGTCTTCTAACCCAGGAAACGTGCTCAACATTGTGCAGTATTTGCAGTCAATACAAAGAGGGAACACTCCTCCCAGTCCAGACGAGCGTGCTGAAGGCTTGTCACGATCAGCATCAGCTCTGACGCTCTCCAACTTAAATGGCGCCCCTTGGCCCCCCCTACACACTCGCTTCATCCCCGCCAACGATCCCATCAGGGACCGTCACTTTTGGCTGCTTCAcactcctcatcctcacgGCACCCTCTACATCGACTCAGGCGCTTATAAGGCCCTTGTTGGCAAGGCGGGTCTGCTTCCGGTTGGCGTCATTGATGTCGAGGGTAACTTTGCCCAACAGGAGGTGGTGCGTCTCGTAGCAGTCAAGCGACGATCAACCCCTGGGCCTGATGGCAAAATGTGGGAGGGCACCCCTGAAGAAGTCGGTCGAGCTCTGGTCAACTATGCCGCCGCTGAGATCGCGCGGATCAAGGGCAAGCAGAGCgtcgagattgagaagattCTTGGCTATGCTGATAGTGAGTATGTCGCTCACCGACAGCATGTCGGTTTCTTTAAGAGAGACAGCAGGCCAGTGAGTCCAGCTCGAGAGATAAACGGTGCGGTAATGGAGTag
- a CDS encoding 60S ribosome subunit biogenesis protein nip7 — protein MRPLTEKETQTLFEKLANYTGGSLKNLIAPLDDSPNPDRYVFRLVRDRVFYVRLSIANLATSIARDKLLSLGTCLGKFTKSGKFRLHITALPIIAEHARYKIWVKENGTMPFLYGSNIVKAHVGRWSEDCPEHQGVVVYSMNDTPLGFGVTARSTAEARRLDPTGVTCFRQADCGEYLRDEDNLFATG, from the exons ATGCGCCCTCTCACAGAAAAGGAGACCCAGACTCTTTTCGAGAAACTGGCAAACTACACTGGTGGCTCCCTCAAGAACCTGATCGCACCCCTCGACGACTCCCCCAACCCTGATCGCTATGTCTTCCGCCTAGTTCGCGATCGTGTCTTTTACGTTCGTCTCTCAATCGCCAACCTGGCGACCTCTATTGCGCGTGATAAGCTTCTCTCTCTAGGAACTTGTCTCG GCAAGTTCACCAAGTCTGGCAAGTTTCGCCTGCACATCACAGCCCTTCCCATCATCGCCGAGCACGCCCGCTACAAGATTTGGGTCAAGGAGAACGGAACTATGCCCTTCCTATACGGCAGCAACATCGTCAAGGCGCATGTCGGTCGCTGGTCAGAGGACTGCCCCGAACACCAGGGAGTTGTTGTCTACAGCATGAACGATACACCGCTCGGATTTGGTGTCACTGCCCGCAGCACTGCTGAGGCTCGAAGATTAGATCCTACCGGTGTCACTTGTTTCAGACAGGCCGACTGTGGAGAGTACCTCCGTGACGAAGACAACTTGTTTGCGACGGGTTAG
- a CDS encoding glutamate 5-kinase yields the protein MKGNGTKSLTIVIKLGTSSIVDEKTHEPLLPILTLIVDTAVKLRKDGHRVVIVSSGAIGVGLRRMDVEKRPKHLAQLQALAAIGQCRLMSLWDSLFTHLRQPIAQILLTRNDIADRTRYFNAQNTFHALLEQGVIPIVNENDTLAVSEIKFGDNDTLSAITAAMIHADMLFLMTDVDCLYDKNPRTNPDAKPIEVVEDIAALQADVSSAGSSLGTGGMSTKIIAARLGTSAGVTTVITRSSNPGNVLNIVQYLQSIQRGNTPPSPDERAEGLSRSASALTLSNLNGAPWPPLHTRFIPANDPIRDRHFWLLHTPHPHGTLYIDSGAYKALVGKAGLLPVGVIDVEGNFAQQEVVRLVAVKRRSTPGPDGKMWEGTPEEVGRALVNYAAAEIARIKGKQSVEIEKILGYADSEYVAHRQHVGFFKRDSRPVSPAREINGAVME from the exons ATGAAAGGCAACGGGACAAAGTCTCTgaccatcgtcatcaagcTTG GAACAAGCTCCATTGTCGATGAGAAGACTCACGAACCACTTCTTCCGATTCTGACTCTCATTGTTGATACGGCTGTAAAGCTTCGCAAAGATGGTCACAGGGTGGTCATTGTTTCGTCCGGCGCTATCGGTGTTGGTCTCCGGCGTATGGACGTGGAGAAGCGACCTAAGCATCTCGCACAGCTACAG GCTCTTGCAGCGATCGGCCAATGCCGCCTCATGAGTCTCTGGGATAGTCTGTTCACCCACCTCAGGCAGCCAATTGCTCAGATTCTCCTTACACGAAACGATATTGCAGAC CGAACGAGATACTTTAACGCCCAAAACACATTCCATGCCCTTTTGGAACAAGGCGTAATTCCCATTGTTAACGAAAACGACACTCTTGCCGTTTCCGAAATCAAGTTTGGCGACAATGATACTCTCTCTGCTATCACTGCCGCTATGATACACGCTGATATGCTGTTCTTGATGACGGATGTTGACTGTCTCTATGACAAAAACCCCAGAACCAACCCAGATGCTAAGCCTATCGAGGTGGTCGAAGACATCGCCGCACTACAGGCTGACG TCTCCAGTGCTGGTTCGTCCCTTGGAACAGGAGGCATGAGCACCAAGATTATTGCTGCCAGGCTGGGCACTTCCGCTGGAGTCACGACTGTCATTACGAGGTCTTCTAACCCAGGAAACGTGCTCAACATTGTGCAGTATTTGCAGTCAATACAAAGAGGGAACACTCCTCCCAGTCCAGACGAGCGTGCTGAAGGCTTGTCACGATCAGCATCAGCTCTGACGCTCTCCAACTTAAATGGCGCCCCTTGGCCCCCCCTACACACTCGCTTCATCCCCGCCAACGATCCCATCAGGGACCGTCACTTTTGGCTGCTTCAcactcctcatcctcacgGCACCCTCTACATCGACTCAGGCGCTTATAAGGCCCTTGTTGGCAAGGCGGGTCTGCTTCCGGTTGGCGTCATTGATGTCGAGGGTAACTTTGCCCAACAGGAGGTGGTGCGTCTCGTAGCAGTCAAGCGACGATCAACCCCTGGGCCTGATGGCAAAATGTGGGAGGGCACCCCTGAAGAAGTCGGTCGAGCTCTGGTCAACTATGCCGCCGCTGAGATCGCGCGGATCAAGGGCAAGCAGAGCgtcgagattgagaagattCTTGGCTATGCTGATAGTGAGTATGTCGCTCACCGACAGCATGTCGGTTTCTTTAAGAGAGACAGCAGGCCAGTGAGTCCAGCTCGAGAGATAAACGGTGCGGTAATGGAGTag
- a CDS encoding glutamate 5-kinase — MRKMTSESMFQFMKGNGTKSLTIVIKLGTSSIVDEKTHEPLLPILTLIVDTAVKLRKDGHRVVIVSSGAIGVGLRRMDVEKRPKHLAQLQALAAIGQCRLMSLWDSLFTHLRQPIAQILLTRNDIADRTRYFNAQNTFHALLEQGVIPIVNENDTLAVSEIKFGDNDTLSAITAAMIHADMLFLMTDVDCLYDKNPRTNPDAKPIEVVEDIAALQADVSSAGSSLGTGGMSTKIIAARLGTSAGVTTVITRSSNPGNVLNIVQYLQSIQRGNTPPSPDERAEGLSRSASALTLSNLNGAPWPPLHTRFIPANDPIRDRHFWLLHTPHPHGTLYIDSGAYKALVGKAGLLPVGVIDVEGNFAQQEVVRLVAVKRRSTPGPDGKMWEGTPEEVGRALVNYAAAEIARIKGKQSVEIEKILGYADSEYVAHRQHVGFFKRDSRPVSPAREINGAVME, encoded by the exons ATGAGGAAAATGACGAGTGAAAGCATGTTTCAAT TCATGAAAGGCAACGGGACAAAGTCTCTgaccatcgtcatcaagcTTG GAACAAGCTCCATTGTCGATGAGAAGACTCACGAACCACTTCTTCCGATTCTGACTCTCATTGTTGATACGGCTGTAAAGCTTCGCAAAGATGGTCACAGGGTGGTCATTGTTTCGTCCGGCGCTATCGGTGTTGGTCTCCGGCGTATGGACGTGGAGAAGCGACCTAAGCATCTCGCACAGCTACAG GCTCTTGCAGCGATCGGCCAATGCCGCCTCATGAGTCTCTGGGATAGTCTGTTCACCCACCTCAGGCAGCCAATTGCTCAGATTCTCCTTACACGAAACGATATTGCAGAC CGAACGAGATACTTTAACGCCCAAAACACATTCCATGCCCTTTTGGAACAAGGCGTAATTCCCATTGTTAACGAAAACGACACTCTTGCCGTTTCCGAAATCAAGTTTGGCGACAATGATACTCTCTCTGCTATCACTGCCGCTATGATACACGCTGATATGCTGTTCTTGATGACGGATGTTGACTGTCTCTATGACAAAAACCCCAGAACCAACCCAGATGCTAAGCCTATCGAGGTGGTCGAAGACATCGCCGCACTACAGGCTGACG TCTCCAGTGCTGGTTCGTCCCTTGGAACAGGAGGCATGAGCACCAAGATTATTGCTGCCAGGCTGGGCACTTCCGCTGGAGTCACGACTGTCATTACGAGGTCTTCTAACCCAGGAAACGTGCTCAACATTGTGCAGTATTTGCAGTCAATACAAAGAGGGAACACTCCTCCCAGTCCAGACGAGCGTGCTGAAGGCTTGTCACGATCAGCATCAGCTCTGACGCTCTCCAACTTAAATGGCGCCCCTTGGCCCCCCCTACACACTCGCTTCATCCCCGCCAACGATCCCATCAGGGACCGTCACTTTTGGCTGCTTCAcactcctcatcctcacgGCACCCTCTACATCGACTCAGGCGCTTATAAGGCCCTTGTTGGCAAGGCGGGTCTGCTTCCGGTTGGCGTCATTGATGTCGAGGGTAACTTTGCCCAACAGGAGGTGGTGCGTCTCGTAGCAGTCAAGCGACGATCAACCCCTGGGCCTGATGGCAAAATGTGGGAGGGCACCCCTGAAGAAGTCGGTCGAGCTCTGGTCAACTATGCCGCCGCTGAGATCGCGCGGATCAAGGGCAAGCAGAGCgtcgagattgagaagattCTTGGCTATGCTGATAGTGAGTATGTCGCTCACCGACAGCATGTCGGTTTCTTTAAGAGAGACAGCAGGCCAGTGAGTCCAGCTCGAGAGATAAACGGTGCGGTAATGGAGTag